Below is a window of Humulus lupulus chromosome 9, drHumLupu1.1, whole genome shotgun sequence DNA.
CCCCCCAAACAAAATATGTCAGCAATCCAAACTAAACAACATCTCACTACATTCCAAAACTATTCTCACCTTtgtttttgaagaagaagaagaagagaagattcTCTTGCTTGATTCTTTGGCTTTTGGTCAACTACAAAAGCTGATGTTTTTGGAATCAGTCTCCCAACGATGATTTCGGTGAAACACAGAACTTGATTTGCCTCCTAATCTTTATCTTCTCAATCATTAACAAATACCCAGATTCAATTTTGGGGTTATCTATCGACAGAAGCTCTTCCATcaagataagggataagatttcTGATTTGGGTCAACTCCAGCAGCCAAAAGTTTTAAGTTTCTGAATTGGGttttgagcaaagtagcgaaCTTGATTGGTATTTGTTGAAGAATTATTTGATTTGGGTTCTGAACAAGGTAGAGAAAGAATTAACGTTTTAGTGTTAAAAatttctcctttttctttttatcaGATATGAATTTCAGGAACATGGATGAGTTCTGGGCTTTTTATGTGAACCAACACTCGAAACCTTTAACAAGGCGCTGGCATTTCATTGGTACCGCTACTAGTATCTTCTTCTTGTTATGTTCCTTGTTTTTGAGTTGGTGGTTTCTGCTCTTTGTGCCATTATCTGGGTATGGATGCGCTTGGTACAGCCATTTCTTCATCGAAGGAAATATTCCAGCCACGTTTGGGCACCCAATTTGGTCTCTTCTGTGTGATTACAAGATGTTTGGTTTAATGCTTACTGGGAAAATGGACAAAGAGATTAAGAGGCTTGGAAAGAGGCCTGTCTTACAGGTTTTCTAGTTTCTTCAtcgtcatcttcttcttcttctcgtcCCTCTATTCTTGTTTATCCTTATAATAAGGTTTTTTTTAGTTCAAAAAGTCTGTCTGTCTGATCTTTCTTATGATCCCAAGTTCAGAAACATGTTTTCTTGAATTGAAACAACATTCTATATTACAATAACTTGATTGGGATTGGGAATTATTACTGTAACTGTTGTAGATTCTATTTATCGTTTTGATGTTAATTCTGAACTATTTGGTTCTTCAGAATAAGTAACTCTATTTAACTCTTGTATTCCAATTCCAAATTTGTCTGAAACCTTGAGAATTCATCTCAAGACTAGTTTACAATACATACCAGGCTTTTGCTCTTAACCATTGCTTAAAAACTAAGCACTATTTGTGCTTTGCCCGGAAATGGTTGatataatattcaaaatgtagttATTAAATTTATTGGAAACAGGTATTGGAAACAATTAAAGAGGTTTGGTAAGCTTAATTGGTTACAAGCTCTGTTGGAAATTTACTGTTCATGCATAGTCATTGAATTGAAAAACTGGTAATCATTGGAAAATGGTACAAGCAGAAAACGTTATTATCACCACTCATCGTTATTATATAGAAAGATTTTACTATCTGTTAATAGTGTATCCCACCTGATTCTGAGAGCATTATTCCTACCATATGTACGGTTTACTTGGCAACTGATATGAAGGGACAGCATTGTTATGACGATAGTTGTGGCTTTTTATTTATTGCTACATTGGACTATAGGCTAGATTTGTATTCGAGAGATGTAAATGTGATTTTTTCATCTCGAAAAAATGTGATTCAATCACTTGATTTGTGCTTCAAACTGACACACCAAATGACATTGTTACTGATGGGCTCAAGGTTGTATCGAAATCATACTTTAAACAGCAAGTCCCAAGAGAAAATTTTGTACTGCCACGGCATTTGATTAATTGAGAAATGCTAACTACATTAGTAAATTTtactaataatttaaaaaattattaaaatataaaaaattaaataatattcatacatatatatttatatgaagtaGAGTCTAAAAACAATAGAAAGTTTCTTACGACTTCTCAAAATATGTTATGCTATATTTAGGGGTTTTGATAAAACCGCCCCACTGCACAAACCGCCCACACCACACCGCACTAcaatttgcggtttagaaccTTTCGCGGTGCAGTTGCGGTTTGTAATTTTGCCAAACTGCGCGGTGCGATGCGGTTTgctgttttaaattttataaatgctgTTTAAACCATACTGCACCGcgtcattatatatattaactttttatattttttttcaattttactacatgcataaatatttatatagtataatataatatatacaatatctagaaagaaatataatatttcataggatgctaacacatattctttttcaatctaaagatattcctcattaattaaaataatatttactttaaattacattttttatttgttattagtttgttatatttttattgttttgcttaaagtttattagcttgttgcacatttaattattttgttaaacactttatggttatgagatttattatgaatctttcttaattataatatttaattgttaaattatttggcgacaGGTATAAACTGCcaaaaccgcaccgcaccgcaccgcatttTTGCGATGCGGTTTATAGGGTTTGAGGTCTATGCTGTGTGGGTTGCGGTTTAgaaaattgttcaaaccgcaTATGTGGTGCGATCCAAcaaattagagaaaaaccgcaccCACCGCACCTCGAACACCCCTAGCTATATTCACATGActattttatgttattatttcTCTTGTTTAAAAAATGTCCCTAACATACTTTTGTCATTAAGTATTCTCTATCTTTCTCACTTTCTCCCCCTCTTCTCTTCATTCTCCCCTATGGCCGACACCTCCATCACCACCAACTCATCTCCATTTTTTTCTTAGTttttctctctctgtctctcttttctcctccatttccctctcttttctcctccccatttcttttatttcttaagTTATCCATGGATACTAAAAAAAATATACCCATGATAGTTTTTTATGATTTCGAACTTAAACTTACTAAAAGTTCAATCAAGACACCAATATATGCATTTTGAATAGATGTGGACATGATTTTTtggcttttttttttaagtttttcacaatttttttagATCTGAAATATAAAAATTTACAGAAATCACGATATACCTTGGTATTCCTCGATGTACCTTGATGTCCAGCCCGATGgacccttaaaaatcatgattttcatgaaaaaaaccaTCTGCCTCGACACACCTCGATGAAACTCGATGCAATtaatagaaagtgcataacttttcactcgttTGAGATGATTTTTTTGAGATCCACACGTCAGAGATTTGTACACACACATTTGtgaagttgaaagcttgaaaacacccCAAAGTTCAAAACAATACCCCTATATTTTCAAACTTGGGTATGTTTTTAAACTTTGAACTTCCCAAGTGTGTGTGTACACATCTCAGACGTGTAGATCACAAAAAATACccctattaaaaaaaatcacctcaaaaggacacctgagtgaaaagttatgcactttctatgaattgcatcgagTTCCACCGATGTGTGTCGAGGTGGCATCGATGTGTGTTGAGGCAGATAACTTTTTttcttcatgaaaatcatgattttcatgatatacctcgatgcccagctcaatgggcccttaaaaatcatgattttcatgaaaaaaatcaTCTGCCTCGACACACCTCGATGCCACCTCGTCACACCTTGATGGAACTCAATAcaattcatagaaagtgcataacttttcactctggtcttcgtttgaggtgattttttttaatttgggtattttttgagatctacacatctgagatgtgtacacacacatttgggaagttgaaagcttgaaaacaccccaaagttcaaaacaatacccctatattttcaaagtttggtATGATTTTAAACTttgaacttcccaaatgtgtgtgtacacatcttAGAAGTGTAGATcacaaaaaatacccaaatttaaaaaaaaatacctcaaacggacacccgagtgaaaagttatgctctttctatgaattgcatcgagTTCCATCAAAGTGTCGATGTGTGTCGAGGTGGCATCGAGGTGTGTCGAGGCAGAtggttttttttcatgaaaatcatgatttttaacgacccatcgagctgggcatcgaggtatattgtgttttctacaaatttttacattttatatctaaaaaattgtgaaaaaattccaaaaaaaaaaaccaaaaaatcatgcATAGATCTGTTCAAAATGCATATATTGGTATCTTAATTGAACTTTTAGTAAGTTTAAGCtcgaaatcataaaaaaaaactatcatGGATATTTTTTTAGTCTCCATGGATACTTTAAGAGAGAAGAAAAAAGCGGAGCATGATGCCAAAGTTGTGGATGtttttttcaaagaaatttggTGGTGATAATGGTTTGGTGGTGGCTACCATTACTCTCCAAAAAATCAAAGGGTGAAccaagagagagagggagaagagagagagagagagaagagatatGGAGGCTAAAAAAATGAAAGGGGTACATTTGAAAACAAAGCAAATagtagcattattttgtaatattaATATAGagtgacatttttttttatatatgaacCCGCATTATGGATAAATACCCAAATTTCCCTTTAGAGCTATGTTTCAGATACATGGCTATAGCTTATTATAAtgtttcaaattacctaataaaacttagggccttgattagggggccatgataacaaattatgaaaaattatgtgatttaataatgaaatatgtgtttatgtgatatatatgtatatcattatatgattacatgagcTAAATTACagtatgactagatatgcatgtttacgtgtattaaatatgcatgtgggcccgtttcttattaagacaatttttgtaatttggcctgttacgggtatatttggaatatatgtgcacatatatgatatatgtgtaagaccacattattatgtgtgatatatttggattactcggcacgaggtgatcctatgGAGCAAGTTAGTAGGAGagtcacaatgggaccaataacccgactcggggtgagtcaaggggatattttgggtatttagctcATTAGCGAATtatcgggtaatgagaataaatattcaAGGATATATTCGAAGTTATGGAGATTATAAGGGAATTATAGGAATTTTGATCATTTTACCCtaggggacgtttttggtaccccgagccttgagatttgcttaaggttacttgaaccttaagtaaACCACACAAAACACACACAAAATACTTTCaacatctctttctctctctcatacTTGTtcttatttctctctctctctctctctctctctcttcttgttGCTGGATTTTTGAGGAAACCTGAGGGAATTAAAGGCAGAAAAACTTGGGAAATTGAAGGCTTGAGTTAAGATTGGATTTGCTACAGCTAGAAGGATAGAaatcacagttgaggtaagctgcAAATCCCTGTTTTTATTGAATTCCGATTTGGTTCttaagtgttcttgagctttgtggctcTAGGTATTGATTTTGTGTTTTGGTAGGATTTTGGGTGAACTtaaggttgggttttgttgctaggaaTATGTTGATTTTGTTCTGGATATTGAATTATGGTTCTAGGAAttatttgggatggttttggtaaGATTTGGCTGAGGAGAAAGCTGGGAAATCTGGGTTTGTAGGGTCGCGCCGCGAACCTATTCTTGGGGTGCTACAATCCATGTGATCCCAGGGGCCTGGGTGTTAAGTTTCGCGTAGGCGTATTGTGACCCTAAGGGTCGAGTCGTGGTGCATGCCCCAAGAAATGTAGGGGTTGAGAGTCCCTGACTTGAGGCACGCTGCGACCCTTTGGGGGGCACCACAGCGCGCATAGGCGGAATTGGCCAAGAAAAGTCTTGAGTGACGGGAGCTCACACCTAAGGGCacgagatcgattctactacccggtttagtagaatttgacgtcccggaggctaggactcggtgtaacgccctggatagccaagatcgttacactgtatgtttataaaggtgcaagacttgctaatcaagtcatttaattagaaacgtgttactgaaactacagttgaacaagggttaaaagattttggtctcaaaagttacacttcttataatcaaacattttcttttacatgggatcccagaagtagtaaagttataagacagtttacaaaacttCGAGATTGAAATACAGTTACTGGCCACTCTAAgacaaaacagacaattaggcttttctcgtcctgttccactcctcggctgtggcggccgatcagctgattatgtacattcgGCCCCGaatctctccatctcaggactggtccaacttacctttgcctttacctgcaccacgaagcacccatgagctaaggcccagcaagaaaacacaataacagagcataatcaccaagcaaacaaccagataactcatacagtataaacatgtactcaacagtccaaacattcatgttattcaagtattcaacataccaagtacatcatttcatatcaataatcaattcacatatgataaccagggttaatgcccttaggccgcaccctctatttatcccactgactccggcccgcttaaaccgagctcagtgaatatcaagctgtcctcagctacctgtggccaagccgcgccttgtgcgcaagtattatttacgacacccttaggtcgtttatcacatgtcccatggaataataccatctatgacatcatacagatatagggggctcttagtcccatcacaaacacataaccgggtacagttttcttacctttaggtttcgatagctttgttcaatttgatcctcaagcatgatcccgcctgagccctagcgtacacctagtcacgatcaaaagttagaaccaactccaatcCTTAATccaaaaacctagcctcgggaccaatcccgagccctcgggaagccctaatttcaccaaacgaggtggtggaatcaaaccccaagccctCGAGCAAAAACCCTATGAAATAACCAAAAAACCcatttctgggaacagggtagcgctacagcgccctaaagtgggcactacaatgctacaaacagagccttcAGGCCCCCAGacgcccaagcctagcgctgtagcgccctaagcctagcgctacaacactagtcACGGCCAGGCACTACCCAGTTTTCTCCTCTTCAAATTTCCTCGAGTCAAACCTTTCTAAAACTCaatcaaacctcaaccaaacttcaaaacaagcctcccaacatcatcaactcatcccaaacaacctaaccacaagtaattcaatcacatgcaccccaaaactcaaaatccaccatggttgaacctagagctcaaaactcagtaaaacaacagaaatcacaaagcctaaagctagagtttcttacctttgatggacgAGCTCAGCCTAGGTTGTCTTCCACACtttcttagccttcacctcctcaaacccttaggtttaattccctagaattcccacacaACAACTCTGCTTAGAAAAACCAATTCAATACCAAACTAGgaactgaatattaacctcaagacattacctcaaatgatgaacaacctcagctaattccccaacctgatcaagatCCCAAGTACACAGCCTTAGCCCAAAGCTCCTCTGACTTTTAACTCCAAATTTCCagaagaaattgatgaagaaaacCCAAACCGTTCAAGAGAGTTGCCGtgcttttcctttctttccttttccttcttttctttcttttcttcaggCTTCTACAATTTTCTACATAATCCACTAAGGCAATAAAGCCAAAACAGCACTTACTTGattctaaacaccaaaagaccatattgccctcccacttaTATCTAAGCTTTTAcacatcttaagggcattttagtcactacacccaattcccgctaattcctcgaatgcctCTAATATTTACCGTTTACTTCCCGacacccaaataatcaccaatcATATTCCtaaatatcaaaatagactccaatatattctctagattcccagaaatacccccaggctcgccctgagccgagtataaatccccaccgtgactttttcgctgaaccgctcactagaatcgcctcgagtcacagattacaaatatatccacataataatgtcatctcaacaatttatcacaattatttacatttatgccctcaacgggctaaaattacgaatattcccttctaacctaatcagggcctacatgcatactaatacgcatagtcatgcatcacagatattcaaataatcatataacatgtttttaatcatttaattcacatataatctagttatgccctcccagcacaccaatcaaggcccttaagccctattagtgattttgggtcgttacactcggtccgaaagcctttattcactcattattgacagaattctatattatggttgtgactaggttatcgctaggagcTCGGAATCGGGAtcgttgtagcatcccaaatttgctaataaggcttatggccttgattagcgtgtcgggaggggggggataattgatttaattatgctaatatgtgtattaaatgattatatgattagaaatgcatgtttaggtgaattaaatatgcatgtgggccccatttggttattaggggtatATCTGTGATGTtatctcgttgagggcataaatgtgatatatgtgtgtattgtgattgaaaccacgagggtgtggtgatatatttgtgatgcatgatccgagatggtcctagggagcagtttagctaaatagtcacaacgaggttgaatacccgactcgggaggatcctagaggtattttgggaatacaGTATATGTTCGGGAATTACCGGGTAACAAGTagtaatataacaattatttgggcatgtcgggattaaaatgaggatttataggaacactcgaggatttagcgggatgtggcaattgacgggattgcccttggtggcattaaaggattgAGGATAGACATAAAGGTATCTTGATCATTTAGGCACCTGACTAGCTTTGAGAAAACACTGGAATGAGGGAAAAGACAAAGGGAAGGAAACAGAAAACAATCTCAACTCttactctctctatctctcggttctctctcCCTTTTTTGGTGTTTGAAGGCTTGAAGGATTTTTGAGGATTTAGACTAAGGAACTAAATGATTGGAGGCTTGAGGTGTTTGGGAATTTGCTCAGGCCAAAACTATCACAGAGGTAAGAATTATGTATTGAATTTTCTAAGTAATTTGCTGTAATTTTTTGTAGGAGGGCCTAGGTGCAAGTTTGGTTGAATTTAAGTGTTGAGCTTAGGTTATGATGAGGTTTTTGTTGAATTTTTGGATGCTTATATTAGTTCTGTTGTTTGGATATGAAACCTAGGCTAAATTATAGGATTAAGGCTTGAAATTGGTGAGTTTCAGGGAGGTTGGCTCGTGAAATGCATGGGGAATTCTGGCTTTAGAGGCTCGAGTCGCGGTCCTTTTCATTAGGCACTGCTGCCCGTTAGAACGTGGAGGCCTTGAGGCCTCAGAAATCTACCCAGGCGCCGCAACGCAGGGTATAGCGCGTCGCGGCCATTGTCCACCAGCAGAGAGGGCTTTGCCGTTTGACTTGTAGCGGGTCGTGGCTCAAAAGGAGGAAAAAAATGGGGAAATAGAGGTTTTAAGTTCGGGAACtcgaatgttaaggctcaggaaggattttactacctggtttagtagaatccaaggtcccagaggctagattaatattatgaagttatttattggtttaagacttgatggatggttattatgaatgcattgtgacaaggttttcaatgaggcttggattaggggactgtgcgtGGGATCGCATTGGGTTATCAACTCGGgaaacaggtaagaaaactgttgtacccatagagcagggcacgaccctattgtttatgttttagggtgcgaccctattgtttatgcttaatatatgtgtgtatatctgtgattattatgctgtgttATGTATGTTATGAGTGAACGATGagtggccgggaacggcgaaggccgagaacgacatgAAGCCAAGTACAGCAAAGGGTAGGGATCGGTGTTAAGCACTCTAAGCGCAAGCCACTAGGGAAAGACCCTCCTATGGTGCTGaatccacccgctcggtgaagaccgtgaacccagggcctggtaaagcgcctgggatggtgtaggccgctatgtgttcAACCCATTGGTTGTTTTGCTGTATGCTATggaatgttatgttatatgttatttgttgagttttcttgctaggcttcgactcacgggtgctctatggtgcaggtaagggaaaagggaaggtcgaccaaccatgagtatggagagcgtggatcgacgggtacatgttcggcctacctggctgctatggccagggttattttgggaaaagtaCTGTAATGAAttgctttgtcgcttaggtcgatcgtagttatattttttaattgtaatatgttttctaaacaatattttgggatcccaacgatATAacttttttatgatttcaatgaaggtccaaattttataattaatgttaataaacgagttttatttcagtttagtcacacttttaacctaaaatctcgattagcgagctaatggcacatttttaactcacatagtaacaactctaaggaagtagggcgttacaatcgtgctcgagggtcattcttattatacattgcacttggacctgaggtaagaaaactacacccaatacgtgttagATGTGATTAACTGATTGAATAAGGGCTcgaccccattaaggaacatggttattactatgtttttatttaattggttgtgatatatgattgatatgtatgcatacttttaTTGTCTGAAGTAAGCTTATATGTACCTGATTATCTGCTTATCTGGTTGTTAAATATGTTTATGAATAGGACTTGGGGCCCCTGAGAAGGGAcacgattatgattatgattatgtatatgattaaTTGACTAAGTGTGATTGAATGCTCTATATTGAGATAACtgtaaatgatgtatgcttgtttgcattatttgattgaaaagcattaacttattagtcaagggcagcaatagcgtgTTGTGCGCTAGTTGGAAGGCTTAGGCCTAATAGGGACGTACTATTATGTTGACCAACCTTATGGTCACTTGGAAAAGGACAAAgcgtttggctagctctatggctagttactcagagctagggcaaagggtcacaagtgactctatggtcacatagctggGGCATACGACTCCtgaatgactctatggtcatctatttagggaaACTGGCCCATATTGACTCTATGATCATCTAATCAAGGCAGTGGGCCCCAGAATGATcatatgatcatttatttgtaattgtatccATGCATGAGTGGGTTATTACTGCTGgccatgctagatatgcatctgaGATCTGTAtgtactgttcatgcacatgtttaagttttcttgctgagccttggctcacaggtgctatgtggtgcaagtaaagggaaaggaaagctagaccaaccatgagttggagagcttcggtggcggtgtgtacatatgccgctgctcgaccaccacaaccgaggatatcttagaggaactagggttgtatcctttattttgctgcttaggtcaactggttgtaacttttgatctATAATAACCCTTTTAAACAcccattttttattattttgggatcccatgtatgtactaaacctttaaatgaaaagtcaatgttCTTCTTGACCAAagattttaaccctaacccttgtcactaaccttagttacacgtttataaccaaaagacttgatttgcaagtctgacactatttaaagtacacattgtaacaatcctggattaggaggttgttacaacttggcatcagagctgccaaggtttaagggttcctgaagactggtcgggcatgtacacttgccactaaagacaatctcgactcagggtttggtaaccacTTATATGATTAAGTGCTTAACTGTTTAAATAAATTCATACGCCTTAcctgccttattaggaagcaggAGTTATTTTGATAGGGCATGGCCTTTGACTGTTGCATGAACGATAAAGATATggttattagcattgttattgcttgtgaatgcaaaggaaccgcTTATGAGCATTTCTATATGGACAT
It encodes the following:
- the LOC133801174 gene encoding uncharacterized protein LOC133801174, whose translation is MNFRNMDEFWAFYVNQHSKPLTRRWHFIGTATSIFFLLCSLFLSWWFLLFVPLSGYGCAWYSHFFIEGNIPATFGHPIWSLLCDYKMFGLMLTGKMDKEIKRLGKRPVLQVF